In Mustela lutreola isolate mMusLut2 chromosome 1, mMusLut2.pri, whole genome shotgun sequence, one genomic interval encodes:
- the TREH gene encoding trehalase isoform X1: MQGRTQELCLLLLLGLGSQGTLPPPCDSQIYCHGELLHQVQMARLYRDDKQFVDMPLSSAPDQVLQDFCELAAAHKHHIPPQQLQAFIQKHFQAAGQELLSWTPEDWKDSPRLLQKISDPKLRAWAGQLHQLWKKLGKKVKPEVLSHPEQFSLIYSAHPFIVPGGRFVEFYYWDSYWVMEGLFLSEMPQTVKGMLQNFLDLVRLYGHVPNGARVYYLQRSQPPLLTLMMDRYVTYTNDTAFLRDNIETLALELDFWMENRTISVSSGGQSYVLNHYAVPYGGPRPEAYSKDFELADTLPEEDRVALWAELKAGAESGWDFSSRWLVGGPNSTSLSSIRTSKFVPVDLNAFLCQAEALMSNFYSRLGNDIQATKYRNLKQQRLAAMRAILWDEEKGAWFDYDLENGKKNLEFYPSNLTPLWSGCFSDPDAVDKALKYLEDSQILTYQYGIPTSLQKTGQQWDFPNAWAPLQDLVIRGLAKSPSPRAQEVAFQLAQNWIRTNFEVYSQKSAMFEKYDISNGGQPGGGGEYEVQEGFGWTNGVVLMLLDRYGDRLTSGTQTAFLEPHCLTAALLLSLLPR, translated from the exons CCAGATTTACTGCCATGGGGAGCTCTTGCACCAAGTGCAGATGGCCAGACTCTACCGGGATGACAAGCAGTTTGTGGACATGCCACTGTCCTCAGCTCCAG ACCAGGTTCTGCAGGACTTCTGTGAGCTGGCGGCCGCCCACAAGCACCACATTCCCCCACAGCAGCTGCAGGCATTCATCCAAAAGCACTTCCAGGCCGCGGGGCAGGAGCTGCTGTCCTGGACTCCTGAGGACTGGAAGGACAG CCCCCGGTTGCTGCAGAAGATCTCggaccccaagctgagagcctgGGCAGGGCAGCTCCACCAGCTCTGGAAGAAACTGGGAAAGAAG GTGAAGCCAGAGGTCCTCAGCCACCCAGAGCAGTTCTCTCTCATCTACTCGGCCCACCCCTTCATCGTGCCTGGTGGACGCTTCGTCGAATTCTACTACTG GGACTCCTACTGGGTGATGGAGGGGCTGTTCCTGTCTGAGATGCCCCAGACGGTGAAGGGCATGCTGCAGAACTTCCTGGACCTGGTGCGGCT CTATGGACATGTCCCCAACGGGGCCCGCGTGTACTACCTGCAGCGGAGCCAGCCTCCCCTCCTGACTCTCATGATGGACCGCTACGTGACCTACACCAACGACACCGCCTTCCTCAG GGACAACATAGAGACCCTAGCCTTGGAACTGGACTTCTGGATGGAGAACAGGACCATCTCTGTGAGCTCGGGGGGCCAGAGCTACGTCCTGAACCACTATGCTGTGCCTTACGGGGGCCCCAG GCCAGAGGCCTACAGCAAGGATTTTGAGCTGGCCGACACGTTGCCAGAAG AGGACCGGGTGGCTCTGTGGGCTGAGCTCAAGGCCGGGGCTGAGTCTGGCTGGGACTTCTCTTCACGGTGGCTCGTCGGAGGCCCAAACTCTACATCGCTCAGCAGCATCCGGACCAGCAAATTCGTGCCTGTTGACCTCAATGCCTTCCTGTGCCAGGCAGAGGCGCTAATGAGCAACTTCTACAGCAGGCTGG GGAATGACATCCAAGCCACAAAGTACAGAAATCTGAAGCAACAGCGCTTGGCTGCCATGAGAGCCATCCTGtgggatgaagagaaaggggCCTGGTTTGACTATGACCTTGAGAATGGAAAGAAGAACCTAGAGTTTTACCCATCCAACCTCACTCCTCTCTGGTCTGGCTGTTTTTCTGACCCGGACGCCGTGGACAAGGCTCTGAAGTATCTGGAG GACAGCCAGATCTTGACCTACCAGTACGGGATCCCGACCTCTCTCCAGAAGACAGGCCAGCAGTGGGACTTCCCCAATGCCTGGGCACCCTTGCAGGACCTGGTCATCAGAG GTCTGGCCAAGTCTCCTTCACCTCGGGCCCAGGAAGTGGCTTTCCAGCTGGCTCAGAATTGGATCCGAACCAACTTTGAGGTCTACTCCCAAAAATCAGCCATGTTTGAGAAG TATGACATCAGCAACGGTGGGCAgccaggtggaggaggggagtaTGAAGTTCAG GAGGGCTTTGGCTGGACCAATGGAGTGGTCCTGATGCTCCTGGACCGCTACGGTGACCGGCTGACCTCGGGGACCCAGACAGCTTTCCTGGAGCCCCACTGCCTCACAGCTGCCCTCCTGCTCAGCCTCCTGCCACGGTGA
- the TREH gene encoding trehalase isoform X2 yields MGSSCTKCRWPDSTGMTSSLWTCHCPQLQQLQAFIQKHFQAAGQELLSWTPEDWKDSPRLLQKISDPKLRAWAGQLHQLWKKLGKKVKPEVLSHPEQFSLIYSAHPFIVPGGRFVEFYYWDSYWVMEGLFLSEMPQTVKGMLQNFLDLVRLYGHVPNGARVYYLQRSQPPLLTLMMDRYVTYTNDTAFLRDNIETLALELDFWMENRTISVSSGGQSYVLNHYAVPYGGPRPEAYSKDFELADTLPEEDRVALWAELKAGAESGWDFSSRWLVGGPNSTSLSSIRTSKFVPVDLNAFLCQAEALMSNFYSRLGNDIQATKYRNLKQQRLAAMRAILWDEEKGAWFDYDLENGKKNLEFYPSNLTPLWSGCFSDPDAVDKALKYLEDSQILTYQYGIPTSLQKTGQQWDFPNAWAPLQDLVIRGLAKSPSPRAQEVAFQLAQNWIRTNFEVYSQKSAMFEKYDISNGGQPGGGGEYEVQEGFGWTNGVVLMLLDRYGDRLTSGTQTAFLEPHCLTAALLLSLLPR; encoded by the exons ATGGGGAGCTCTTGCACCAAGTGCAGATGGCCAGACTCTACCGGGATGACAAGCAGTTTGTGGACATGCCACTGTCCTCAGCTCCAG CAGCTGCAGGCATTCATCCAAAAGCACTTCCAGGCCGCGGGGCAGGAGCTGCTGTCCTGGACTCCTGAGGACTGGAAGGACAG CCCCCGGTTGCTGCAGAAGATCTCggaccccaagctgagagcctgGGCAGGGCAGCTCCACCAGCTCTGGAAGAAACTGGGAAAGAAG GTGAAGCCAGAGGTCCTCAGCCACCCAGAGCAGTTCTCTCTCATCTACTCGGCCCACCCCTTCATCGTGCCTGGTGGACGCTTCGTCGAATTCTACTACTG GGACTCCTACTGGGTGATGGAGGGGCTGTTCCTGTCTGAGATGCCCCAGACGGTGAAGGGCATGCTGCAGAACTTCCTGGACCTGGTGCGGCT CTATGGACATGTCCCCAACGGGGCCCGCGTGTACTACCTGCAGCGGAGCCAGCCTCCCCTCCTGACTCTCATGATGGACCGCTACGTGACCTACACCAACGACACCGCCTTCCTCAG GGACAACATAGAGACCCTAGCCTTGGAACTGGACTTCTGGATGGAGAACAGGACCATCTCTGTGAGCTCGGGGGGCCAGAGCTACGTCCTGAACCACTATGCTGTGCCTTACGGGGGCCCCAG GCCAGAGGCCTACAGCAAGGATTTTGAGCTGGCCGACACGTTGCCAGAAG AGGACCGGGTGGCTCTGTGGGCTGAGCTCAAGGCCGGGGCTGAGTCTGGCTGGGACTTCTCTTCACGGTGGCTCGTCGGAGGCCCAAACTCTACATCGCTCAGCAGCATCCGGACCAGCAAATTCGTGCCTGTTGACCTCAATGCCTTCCTGTGCCAGGCAGAGGCGCTAATGAGCAACTTCTACAGCAGGCTGG GGAATGACATCCAAGCCACAAAGTACAGAAATCTGAAGCAACAGCGCTTGGCTGCCATGAGAGCCATCCTGtgggatgaagagaaaggggCCTGGTTTGACTATGACCTTGAGAATGGAAAGAAGAACCTAGAGTTTTACCCATCCAACCTCACTCCTCTCTGGTCTGGCTGTTTTTCTGACCCGGACGCCGTGGACAAGGCTCTGAAGTATCTGGAG GACAGCCAGATCTTGACCTACCAGTACGGGATCCCGACCTCTCTCCAGAAGACAGGCCAGCAGTGGGACTTCCCCAATGCCTGGGCACCCTTGCAGGACCTGGTCATCAGAG GTCTGGCCAAGTCTCCTTCACCTCGGGCCCAGGAAGTGGCTTTCCAGCTGGCTCAGAATTGGATCCGAACCAACTTTGAGGTCTACTCCCAAAAATCAGCCATGTTTGAGAAG TATGACATCAGCAACGGTGGGCAgccaggtggaggaggggagtaTGAAGTTCAG GAGGGCTTTGGCTGGACCAATGGAGTGGTCCTGATGCTCCTGGACCGCTACGGTGACCGGCTGACCTCGGGGACCCAGACAGCTTTCCTGGAGCCCCACTGCCTCACAGCTGCCCTCCTGCTCAGCCTCCTGCCACGGTGA